From the Desulfovibrio sp. X2 genome, one window contains:
- a CDS encoding cofactor-independent phosphoglycerate mutase: MKFVALIADGMGDWPVESLGGRTPLAAARTPAMDALAASGLVGTCRTVPEGMAPGSDVANMALLGFDPARHHTGRGPIEAAAQGLEAGDDDLIWRMNLVTVENFGPDGTMRDYSAGHIATPKAAAIVAALKERLDDATFTMHAGVQYRHLLVQRDAAAGSDAGLCPRPPHDILDRPIAQDLAEYAKNPALSRLVGEAAGLLADGMGGAIDCGAANAVWPWGQGRPLRLPRFEDAFGLKGAVISAVDLVKGLGRASGMEVIDVPGATGLLDTNYEGKVDAALEFLKRGDFVFVHLEGPDECGHGGDAAAKTESVRRFDSRVVAPMIRALADEDVVFLVTCDHLTPIALRTHHGDPVPFLLSWRGCPTPSGLAAFTEETAASTGLRVEPGHTLLAWALAQAGAAGR; this comes from the coding sequence ATGAAATTCGTGGCCCTGATCGCCGACGGCATGGGAGACTGGCCCGTCGAAAGCCTGGGAGGCAGGACGCCGCTCGCCGCGGCCCGGACGCCCGCGATGGACGCCCTGGCGGCCTCCGGCCTGGTGGGCACCTGCCGCACCGTGCCCGAGGGGATGGCCCCGGGCTCGGACGTGGCCAACATGGCCCTGCTCGGCTTCGACCCGGCCCGCCACCACACCGGGCGCGGCCCCATCGAGGCCGCGGCCCAGGGGCTCGAGGCCGGTGACGACGACCTGATCTGGCGCATGAACCTGGTCACGGTGGAGAATTTCGGCCCGGACGGGACGATGCGCGACTACTCCGCCGGGCACATCGCCACGCCGAAGGCCGCGGCGATCGTCGCGGCGCTCAAGGAACGGCTCGACGACGCGACCTTCACCATGCACGCGGGCGTGCAGTACCGCCACCTGCTCGTGCAGCGCGACGCCGCCGCCGGGTCCGACGCGGGGCTCTGCCCCCGCCCGCCGCACGACATCCTGGACAGGCCCATCGCCCAGGATCTGGCCGAATACGCCAAAAACCCCGCGCTTTCGCGTCTGGTCGGCGAGGCGGCCGGGCTTCTCGCGGACGGCATGGGCGGCGCAATCGACTGCGGCGCGGCCAACGCCGTCTGGCCCTGGGGGCAGGGCAGGCCGCTGCGCCTGCCGCGCTTCGAGGATGCCTTCGGCCTCAAGGGTGCCGTCATCTCGGCCGTGGACCTGGTCAAGGGGCTCGGCCGCGCCTCGGGCATGGAGGTCATCGACGTGCCCGGCGCCACGGGCCTGCTGGACACGAACTACGAGGGCAAGGTGGACGCGGCGCTCGAATTCCTGAAGCGCGGGGACTTCGTCTTCGTGCACCTGGAAGGCCCGGACGAGTGCGGCCACGGCGGCGACGCTGCGGCCAAGACCGAGTCCGTGCGCCGCTTCGATTCCCGCGTCGTGGCCCCCATGATCCGCGCCCTCGCGGACGAGGACGTCGTCTTCCTGGTGACCTGCGACCACCTGACGCCCATCGCCCTGCGCACGCACCACGGCGATCCCGTGCCCTTCCTTCTCTCCTGGAGGGGCTGCCCGACACCGTCCGGCCTTGCCGCCTTCACCGAGGAGACCGCGGCCTCCACCGGGCTGCGCGTGGAGCCCGGGCACACCCTGCTCGCCTGGGCGCTGGCGCAGGCGGGCGCGGCCGGACGCTGA
- a CDS encoding EAL domain-containing protein, whose product MQDGENIATETDTAPGAARTVFSETALDALGAHVAVLAPDGTVRYANRAWSGFSVSAQGVPLRCKVGERCLGVCLPGPSGPCASGQDEIAEVLSGSRDSCQLRYPVSTSEGLRWFLMRVTPLDLPEGRGALVVHEDVTAYRELEEQLSHHAFHDPLTALPNRALLLDRLNMAVRRAKRRGASSYALLYMDVDRFNLINETLGHVAGDRLLMALAHRLLHVMRDVDTLSRFGGDEFVVLLEDVRCEDEARLVAERVLKQVLEPFRLRRREIVMSLSIGIVCGSEIFENAGQVLRDAETVMHLAKEQGGGRYEMFSETMREVTRKRLQMEMDLRRAIDEGELEVHYQPIVSLRSGEIKGLEALARWNHPEFGMISPLEFIPVAEETGLIVPLGDWVLMEACRKLADVQKRYPAAAGLTMNVNISGMQFGRPRFVGEVRDILTETGVRPDSLKLELTESVIMSDAEKAAAVILALRELGVHVVIDDFGTGYSSLSYLQRFPVSCLKVDRSFVLKMDDARGNREIVKTIIKMAHSLGLEVVAEGVEQQSQLTLLAGLKCESGQGFLFSKPLGAIELDALLRDKLGVLC is encoded by the coding sequence ATGCAGGACGGGGAGAACATCGCCACCGAGACGGACACGGCACCCGGGGCTGCTCGGACCGTGTTCTCCGAAACGGCCCTGGACGCCCTCGGCGCGCACGTCGCCGTGCTCGCTCCGGACGGCACGGTGCGCTACGCCAACCGGGCCTGGAGCGGGTTCTCCGTGTCGGCCCAGGGCGTGCCGCTGCGCTGCAAGGTGGGCGAGCGCTGTCTCGGCGTCTGCCTTCCCGGCCCGAGCGGCCCCTGCGCGAGCGGGCAGGACGAGATCGCCGAGGTCCTTTCCGGCAGCCGCGACAGCTGCCAGCTGCGCTATCCCGTGTCCACCTCCGAGGGGCTGCGCTGGTTCCTGATGCGCGTCACCCCGCTCGATCTGCCCGAAGGACGCGGGGCGCTCGTGGTGCACGAGGACGTCACGGCCTATCGCGAGCTCGAGGAACAGCTTTCCCACCACGCCTTCCACGATCCCCTGACCGCGCTGCCCAACCGCGCCCTGCTGCTCGACCGGCTGAACATGGCCGTGCGCCGGGCCAAGCGCCGCGGGGCCTCCTCCTACGCGCTGCTCTACATGGACGTGGACCGCTTCAACCTGATCAACGAGACCCTGGGCCACGTGGCGGGCGACCGCCTGCTCATGGCCCTGGCCCACCGCCTGCTGCACGTCATGCGCGACGTGGACACCCTCTCGCGCTTCGGCGGCGACGAGTTCGTGGTGCTGCTCGAGGACGTGCGCTGCGAGGACGAGGCGAGGCTCGTGGCCGAGCGCGTCCTCAAGCAGGTGCTCGAACCCTTCCGCCTGCGCCGCCGCGAGATCGTCATGTCGCTGTCCATCGGCATCGTCTGCGGCTCGGAGATCTTCGAGAACGCGGGCCAGGTGCTGCGCGACGCGGAGACGGTCATGCACCTGGCCAAGGAGCAGGGCGGCGGCCGCTACGAGATGTTCAGCGAGACCATGCGCGAGGTCACCCGGAAACGACTGCAGATGGAGATGGACCTGCGCCGGGCCATCGACGAGGGCGAGCTCGAGGTGCACTACCAGCCCATCGTCTCGCTGCGCAGCGGCGAGATAAAGGGGCTCGAGGCCCTGGCGCGCTGGAACCATCCCGAGTTCGGCATGATCTCGCCGCTCGAGTTCATCCCCGTGGCCGAGGAGACCGGGCTCATCGTGCCGCTGGGCGACTGGGTCCTCATGGAGGCCTGCCGCAAGCTGGCCGACGTCCAGAAGCGCTACCCCGCGGCCGCGGGGCTGACCATGAACGTCAACATCTCGGGCATGCAGTTCGGCCGTCCGCGCTTCGTCGGCGAGGTGCGGGACATCCTGACCGAGACGGGCGTGCGCCCGGATTCGCTCAAGCTCGAGCTGACCGAGAGCGTGATCATGTCCGACGCCGAGAAGGCGGCGGCCGTGATCCTGGCGCTCAGGGAGCTCGGCGTGCACGTGGTCATCGACGACTTCGGCACGGGCTACTCATCGCTCTCCTACCTGCAGCGCTTCCCGGTGAGCTGCCTCAAGGTCGACCGCAGCTTCGTGCTCAAGATGGACGACGCGCGCGGCAACCGCGAGATCGTCAAGACCATCATCAAGATGGCCCACAGCCTGGGGCTCGAGGTGGTGGCCGAGGGCGTGGAGCAGCAGTCCCAGCTGACGCTCCTGGCCGGGCTCAAGTGCGAGAGCGGCCAGGGATTCCTCTTCTCCAAGCCTCTGGGCGCCATCGAGCTCGACGCCCTGCTCCGGGACAAGCTCGGCGTACTCTGCTAG
- a CDS encoding cation diffusion facilitator family transporter, with the protein MQVTSVRRYAMLSVAASIIGLILKFGAWYMTSSVGLLSDAMESLVNLSAGIIAVIALTVAHAPPDKRHAYGHGKAEYFSSGMEGLLVLCAAVGIAGAAVDRFLHPATLAHLGPGLLAAVAAAAVNWGVARVMLRAAREYDSIVLEADARHLMTDVWTSAGLVAALTILLFAPTLGFLDPLLAAIMAVNIAHTGWELLRRSVGGLMDHSLPEEEEEAIVEAVRRIGPERSEIHALRTRKSGRQRFVEFHFLLPGETTVKRAHDVCCDVENELKRILPAMNVSIHVEPLEEQAAEEGGAMPERHCPEDGPPDY; encoded by the coding sequence ATGCAAGTCACTTCCGTCAGACGCTACGCCATGCTTTCCGTGGCGGCCTCCATCATCGGGCTGATCCTCAAGTTCGGCGCCTGGTACATGACCTCGTCCGTGGGCCTGCTCTCGGACGCCATGGAATCGCTGGTCAACCTGAGCGCGGGCATAATCGCCGTGATCGCCCTGACCGTGGCCCATGCCCCGCCGGACAAGCGGCACGCCTACGGCCACGGCAAGGCCGAGTACTTCTCCTCGGGCATGGAAGGCCTTCTGGTGCTGTGCGCCGCGGTGGGCATCGCAGGGGCTGCCGTCGACCGCTTCCTGCACCCCGCAACGCTGGCCCACCTGGGGCCGGGCCTTCTGGCCGCCGTGGCCGCGGCCGCGGTCAACTGGGGGGTGGCCCGGGTCATGCTGCGCGCCGCGCGCGAGTACGACTCCATCGTGCTCGAGGCCGACGCGCGCCACCTGATGACCGACGTCTGGACCTCGGCCGGACTGGTGGCCGCGCTCACCATCCTGCTCTTCGCCCCCACCCTGGGCTTCCTCGATCCCCTGCTGGCCGCGATCATGGCCGTGAACATCGCGCATACGGGCTGGGAGCTGCTGCGCCGTTCCGTGGGCGGGCTCATGGACCATTCCCTGCCCGAGGAAGAGGAGGAGGCCATCGTCGAGGCCGTGCGCCGCATCGGTCCGGAGCGCTCGGAGATCCACGCCTTGCGGACCCGCAAATCGGGACGGCAGCGCTTCGTGGAGTTCCACTTCCTGCTGCCCGGCGAGACCACGGTCAAGCGGGCGCACGACGTGTGCTGCGACGTGGAGAACGAGCTCAAGCGCATCCTGCCCGCCATGAACGTGTCCATCCACGTGGAACCGCTGGAAGAGCAGGCCGCCGAGGAAGGCGGCGCCATGCCCGAGCGGCACTGCCCGGAGGACGGGCCGCCGGACTACTAG
- a CDS encoding PleD family two-component system response regulator, with product MNPSEPSATAKSRLLIVDDDPEARLLLRVALAPHTECDEAGSGEEALSLIRDSLDRGAPYRVVILDVLMPGRDGLATLEDIRRIEAERRVPHGERVDVLMATAVDDADKIWNAHLQGLAAGYLVKPLRTGILLRRLRELGAIA from the coding sequence ATGAATCCCTCTGAGCCCTCCGCAACGGCCAAGTCGCGCCTCCTGATCGTGGACGACGACCCCGAGGCCCGGCTGCTCCTGCGCGTTGCGCTCGCGCCCCACACCGAATGCGACGAGGCCGGATCCGGCGAGGAGGCCCTTTCGCTGATCCGGGATTCCCTGGACCGGGGGGCACCCTACCGCGTGGTCATCCTCGACGTGCTCATGCCGGGCAGGGACGGGCTCGCGACGCTCGAAGACATCCGCAGGATCGAGGCCGAACGCCGCGTGCCGCACGGCGAGCGCGTGGACGTCCTGATGGCCACGGCAGTGGACGACGCGGACAAGATCTGGAACGCGCACCTGCAGGGACTCGCGGCGGGCTACCTGGTCAAGCCTCTGCGTACCGGCATCCTCCTGCGCCGCCTGCGCGAGCTCGGCGCCATCGCCTGA
- a CDS encoding HD-GYP domain-containing protein, with the protein MARQSETEYHVAVEQLQPGVFIRLDGAWFEHPFLFNKFKIKNWEQINTLKKLGIDKVVYIPERSDHLPLRPAEAEAESGHHLGARPEVPPERDAAVQFLWQLKKDRIAKLRQKHESLKRCKKEYEAALARMPGLLQGIFSGTEEIVRQAGDTVHAMVGTFLGDTDAIVNILTVAEQEETLYSHSLNVAVLSLMLGRTLGLSKAEMHCLGLGALLHDVGKMRIDRRILRKKEALTKPEREVVRMHPQYGVETVAKAAGFPVEAAEVIAQHHERMDGSGYPRGLPGKSIRRLARIVAIADVYDNLCNNAQAVPQGAAEAMTPYQALAHMYTRQQNLLDMEIFALFIHSLGIYPPGTFVRLSNGILAMVIAVNPANPLKPSLVLYDAEVPREEAVIFDMDDDPDVSVAATLEPVQVPADAVAYLNPGMRVTYFPEQGARPA; encoded by the coding sequence ATGGCACGACAGAGCGAGACCGAATACCACGTCGCGGTGGAGCAGCTCCAGCCGGGCGTGTTCATCCGCCTGGACGGGGCATGGTTCGAGCATCCCTTCCTGTTCAACAAGTTCAAGATCAAGAACTGGGAACAGATCAATACCCTGAAGAAACTCGGCATCGACAAGGTCGTCTACATCCCGGAACGCAGCGACCATCTCCCGCTGCGCCCGGCCGAGGCCGAGGCCGAGTCGGGCCACCACCTGGGCGCGCGCCCGGAGGTGCCGCCGGAGCGCGACGCGGCCGTGCAGTTCCTCTGGCAGCTGAAAAAGGACCGCATCGCCAAGCTGAGGCAGAAGCACGAGAGCCTGAAGCGCTGCAAAAAGGAGTACGAGGCGGCCCTGGCCCGCATGCCCGGCCTGCTGCAGGGCATCTTCTCCGGCACCGAGGAGATCGTGCGCCAGGCGGGCGACACGGTGCACGCCATGGTCGGCACCTTCCTCGGCGACACCGACGCCATCGTCAACATCCTCACGGTCGCGGAGCAGGAGGAGACGCTCTACAGCCACTCCCTGAACGTGGCCGTGCTCTCATTGATGCTCGGCCGCACGCTCGGCCTGTCCAAGGCGGAGATGCACTGCCTGGGGCTCGGCGCCCTGCTGCACGACGTGGGCAAGATGCGCATCGACCGGCGCATCCTGCGCAAGAAGGAAGCGCTGACCAAGCCAGAGCGGGAAGTGGTGCGCATGCACCCGCAGTACGGCGTGGAGACGGTGGCCAAGGCGGCTGGCTTTCCGGTCGAGGCGGCCGAGGTCATCGCCCAGCACCACGAACGCATGGACGGCTCGGGCTATCCGCGCGGGCTTCCCGGCAAGTCCATCCGCAGGCTCGCGCGCATCGTGGCCATCGCCGACGTCTACGACAACCTGTGCAACAACGCCCAGGCCGTCCCACAGGGCGCGGCCGAGGCCATGACGCCCTACCAGGCCCTGGCGCACATGTACACGCGGCAGCAGAACCTGCTGGACATGGAAATCTTCGCGCTCTTCATCCATTCCCTGGGCATCTACCCGCCCGGGACCTTCGTCAGGCTCAGCAACGGCATCCTGGCCATGGTCATCGCGGTCAACCCGGCCAATCCGCTGAAGCCCTCGCTCGTGCTCTACGACGCTGAGGTGCCGCGCGAGGAAGCCGTGATCTTCGACATGGACGACGACCCGGACGTGAGCGTCGCCGCCACCCTGGAGCCGGTCCAGGTGCCTGCCGACGCCGTCGCCTACCTCAACCCGGGCATGCGGGTGACCTACTTCCCCGAGCAGGGCGCGCGGCCAGCCTAG
- a CDS encoding homoserine dehydrogenase — MGKPVVIGLAGLGTVGQGLVRILAENADWIRRRIGHDILLKRAVVRDLNKPRGVELPEGTVVSDRLMDLVEDPEIEVVCELMGGLSAAEELMRAALAAGKHVVTANKHLLAERGQELFALAGERERCLYYEASCVGGVPVVQALKESLAGNRIVKLTGIMNGTANFILSEMTSNGLDFETALAEAQALGYAEADPSFDIDGIDTAHKLVLLARLAYGQHYPLSELPVRGIRDVSREDIAFAREFGYRLKLIGQVREVDGRLEAGVFPALVKYTFLLARVGGNYNAVRIEGNAVGPIMLHGQGAGDLPTASAVLADIMAIARDARKPNNTGFPENPLPAAPILPPEDAESQYYFRFRVADRPGVMAAITRVMADRDISIAQAIQKGEEGASDVSLVIITHEAPARMVHDALATIDAMDFVTAPTVNYRIL; from the coding sequence GTGGGCAAACCCGTCGTCATCGGACTCGCCGGTCTCGGCACCGTCGGCCAGGGGCTCGTGCGCATCCTGGCCGAGAACGCCGACTGGATCAGGCGGCGCATCGGCCACGACATACTGCTGAAGCGCGCGGTCGTGCGCGACCTGAACAAGCCGCGCGGCGTAGAGCTGCCCGAAGGCACCGTGGTCTCCGACCGCCTCATGGACCTGGTCGAGGACCCGGAGATCGAGGTCGTCTGCGAGCTCATGGGCGGGCTTTCCGCCGCCGAGGAGCTCATGCGCGCCGCGCTCGCCGCGGGCAAGCACGTGGTCACGGCCAACAAGCACCTGCTGGCCGAGCGCGGCCAGGAGCTCTTCGCCCTGGCGGGCGAGCGGGAACGCTGCCTCTACTACGAGGCCTCCTGCGTGGGCGGCGTGCCGGTGGTCCAGGCGCTCAAGGAATCGCTGGCCGGAAACCGCATCGTGAAGCTCACCGGCATCATGAACGGCACGGCCAACTTCATCCTCTCGGAGATGACCAGCAACGGGCTGGACTTCGAGACCGCCCTGGCCGAGGCCCAGGCGCTCGGCTACGCCGAGGCCGACCCGTCCTTCGACATCGACGGCATCGACACCGCGCACAAGCTCGTGCTGCTCGCGCGCCTGGCCTACGGGCAGCACTACCCGCTCTCCGAGCTGCCCGTGCGCGGCATCCGCGACGTCTCGCGCGAGGACATCGCCTTCGCGCGCGAGTTCGGCTACCGCCTGAAGCTCATCGGCCAGGTGCGCGAGGTGGACGGACGCCTGGAGGCGGGCGTCTTCCCGGCCCTGGTCAAGTACACCTTCCTGCTGGCGCGCGTGGGCGGCAACTACAACGCCGTGCGCATCGAGGGCAACGCCGTGGGGCCGATCATGCTCCACGGCCAGGGCGCGGGCGACCTGCCCACGGCCTCGGCCGTGCTGGCGGACATCATGGCCATCGCCCGCGACGCGAGGAAGCCGAACAACACCGGCTTTCCGGAGAACCCGCTGCCCGCGGCCCCGATCCTTCCCCCGGAGGACGCGGAGAGCCAGTACTACTTCCGCTTCCGCGTGGCCGACAGGCCGGGCGTCATGGCCGCCATCACCCGGGTCATGGCCGACCGCGACATCTCCATCGCCCAGGCCATCCAGAAGGGCGAGGAGGGCGCGTCGGACGTCTCGCTCGTGATCATCACCCACGAGGCCCCGGCGCGCATGGTGCACGACGCCCTGGCGACCATCGACGCCATGGACTTCGTGACCGCGCCCACGGTCAACTACCGCATCCTCTAG
- a CDS encoding aminotransferase class I/II-fold pyridoxal phosphate-dependent enzyme produces MEQFARLQRLPPYVFATVNELKMQMRRQGEDIVDLGMGNPDVPTPQHIVDKMCEAAHKPINHRYSASKGIKGLRLAIANWYLRRFGVEIDPDTEAVVTMGSKEGLAHLMLVMLAPGDVVFAPDPAYPIHPYAAIIAGADVRRIPIGKDRDFFKDLAVATQQTWPKPKLLVINYPHNPTAETADLDFFQGIVDYAKENKLWVINDLAYADFGFDGYEPPSFLQAKGAKDVGVEFYSLTKGYSMAGWRIGFCCGNQQMVQALTRIKSYLDYGIFQPLQIAAVAALNSPPECPRQIVGIYQDRRDALCEGLERIGWEIDLPRATMFAWARIPEEFRHMGSVEFAKMLLKQGHTAVAPGLGFGHYGDDHVRFALVENRQRINQAVRGIKKALGG; encoded by the coding sequence ATGGAACAGTTCGCGCGCTTGCAGCGCCTTCCCCCCTACGTCTTCGCCACGGTCAACGAACTCAAGATGCAGATGCGCCGCCAGGGCGAGGACATCGTGGACCTCGGCATGGGCAACCCCGACGTTCCCACTCCGCAGCACATCGTGGACAAGATGTGCGAGGCCGCGCACAAGCCCATCAACCACCGCTATTCCGCCTCCAAGGGCATCAAGGGCCTGCGCCTGGCCATCGCCAACTGGTACCTCAGGCGCTTCGGCGTGGAGATCGACCCGGACACCGAGGCCGTGGTCACCATGGGGTCCAAGGAAGGCCTGGCCCACCTCATGCTGGTCATGCTCGCGCCCGGCGACGTGGTCTTCGCGCCGGACCCGGCCTACCCGATCCACCCCTACGCCGCGATCATCGCCGGGGCGGACGTGCGCCGCATCCCCATCGGCAAGGACCGGGACTTCTTCAAGGACCTGGCCGTCGCCACGCAGCAGACCTGGCCCAAGCCCAAGCTCCTGGTCATCAACTACCCGCACAACCCCACCGCGGAGACCGCGGATCTCGACTTCTTCCAGGGCATCGTGGACTACGCCAAGGAGAACAAGCTCTGGGTCATCAACGACCTGGCCTACGCCGACTTCGGCTTCGACGGCTACGAGCCGCCCTCCTTCCTGCAGGCCAAGGGCGCCAAGGACGTGGGCGTGGAGTTCTACTCCCTGACCAAGGGCTACTCCATGGCCGGCTGGCGCATCGGGTTCTGCTGCGGCAACCAGCAGATGGTCCAGGCGCTCACGCGCATCAAGTCCTACCTGGACTACGGCATCTTCCAGCCGCTGCAGATCGCGGCCGTGGCGGCGCTGAACTCGCCGCCGGAGTGCCCGCGCCAGATCGTCGGCATCTACCAGGACCGCCGCGACGCGCTCTGCGAAGGGCTCGAGCGCATCGGCTGGGAGATCGACCTGCCCCGCGCGACCATGTTCGCCTGGGCCAGGATTCCCGAGGAGTTCAGGCACATGGGCTCGGTGGAGTTCGCCAAGATGCTCCTCAAGCAGGGGCACACCGCCGTAGCGCCGGGGCTCGGCTTCGGCCACTACGGCGACGACCACGTGCGCTTCGCGCTGGTGGAGAACCGCCAGCGCATCAACCAGGCCGTGCGCGGCATCAAGAAGGCTCTTGGGGGCTAG
- a CDS encoding YkgJ family cysteine cluster protein, which translates to MSERQDQDRFQEEVSRDRGGAGQALGPGMGQGPFGLCLSTLEKFLLKRGFTLRETCDRLTGVVWTVCGRADLPGEVRYPSPAYHYNARDRGADLEAALAAAAALLGLAPEVLAAQAAGVALMPPAGFACRLCGSCCTSMPDAFRGRLSYEEVAWWRSLGLYRILRLVGVEERAGHTLYTAWKNPKTGKFFKRCPWLRALPGGGRGCGIYEHRPLKCRSFPITREHAEWSHCRAFEHFPVVPDGGERRGEGREAAAEEG; encoded by the coding sequence ATGTCCGAGCGCCAGGATCAGGATCGTTTCCAGGAAGAGGTTTCACGGGATAGAGGCGGGGCCGGGCAGGCGCTCGGCCCCGGCATGGGGCAGGGGCCCTTCGGGCTCTGCCTGTCCACGCTCGAGAAGTTCCTGCTCAAGCGCGGCTTCACGCTGCGCGAGACGTGCGACCGGCTCACCGGGGTCGTCTGGACGGTCTGCGGCCGCGCCGACCTGCCCGGCGAGGTCCGCTATCCGTCGCCCGCCTATCATTATAATGCCCGCGACCGCGGCGCCGACCTCGAGGCGGCGCTCGCCGCCGCCGCCGCGCTGCTCGGCCTCGCGCCGGAGGTCCTGGCCGCCCAGGCCGCGGGCGTGGCGCTCATGCCGCCGGCGGGCTTCGCCTGCCGCCTGTGCGGCTCCTGCTGCACCTCCATGCCGGACGCCTTCCGGGGGCGCCTCTCGTACGAGGAGGTCGCCTGGTGGCGCAGCCTCGGCCTCTACCGCATCCTGCGCCTGGTGGGCGTGGAGGAGCGGGCGGGGCACACGCTCTACACGGCCTGGAAGAATCCGAAGACCGGGAAGTTCTTCAAGCGCTGCCCCTGGCTGCGCGCCCTGCCAGGAGGAGGCCGGGGCTGCGGCATCTACGAGCACCGGCCCCTCAAGTGCCGCTCCTTCCCGATCACGCGCGAGCATGCGGAATGGTCGCACTGCCGCGCCTTCGAACATTTTCCCGTCGTGCCGGATGGCGGCGAGCGCCGCGGGGAGGGCCGCGAGGCGGCGGCCGAAGAGGGCTAG